In Paenibacillus stellifer, the DNA window AAATCCAGGCGAAGTCAATGTCGCGTTTGACGGCCGTGAAATAATCGGCTTCCCCGATCGTAACCTGCTTGACCTTCTTCACGTCTCCGCCTTCGGGGTCCATGATGGCCTTCATCGCGGCTTCTTCTACCGGCGAGCCCCAGCCGCCGTAGGTTTTGCCCTCGAAGTCCTTGGGCGACTTGATGTTCCGGTCCTTGGGAGCCGCGAAGCCGGAGGTATTATGCTGGATGATGGCGGCGATGGAGACGAGCGGCACGCCTTGAATGCGGGCCAGCGTCAGGCTGTCCTGGGCGCCGACGCCGAAGGCGGCTTCTCCGGATGCGACCATCGTGTCCGAACCGGCCTCGCCCGGCTGTACGATCTCGACATCCAGGCCTTCCTCCTGGTAATATCCGAGCTCCTTGGCCACGTACAGTCCGGTATGATTCGTATTCGGCGTCCAGTCGAGCGCGACCTTCACCTTGGCGCTTACGGCTGGCGAAGCGGCCGCCGATGCTGCGGAACTGGCAGAAGGCGAGGTCTGACCTTCTCCGGCTTTGTCAGTGCCTCCTGCGTTATTCCCTGCTCCGCAGCCCGATACGGCAAGTACGAGCAGGCCGGCCAGAGCCGGTCTTAACCATTTGTTGATCCCCATCACAGTGCTTCTCTCCTTTATATCTGTCTTGGGACCGTTAATCGCGGTCCCGAAAGCTTTCAAGCAGACGGTTCTCCCCCCCGAAACGACAAAAAAGCGTCCCTGGATACGGCGGGACGCGGCTGAGCGCATGAGGTGCGGCTGCCTTGGCAAGGCGGGCTGCACGGCGATGTCATTCCTACGCTGGCATTATCCAGATCAGGTATAAGGGTCAGTATCTTTGCGGGATACACTCTCAGCCGGCCGTTATTCCAGCACCCCTGGTTCATATGAAGTTCCGGGCATTTCTTCTGCTGCTTACGGGTATTATAGACACAGGACTCGGGAATTGTCCAGTGGGCGGGGACCCGGTCAAGGCCTTATAACGGGCGGAATTTTCCGGAAACAGGCTGTTGTTCTGCATGTCCCGGCGGCCTCCCGCCTGCTGCCTGCGCTTTCTGCCCGGCACTGGAATTGGGCGGTCCAACCGCGACGCGGGCCATAAGGAACGGCGTCAGGCGAAATCTGGCGGCGTCTCCGTCCGCTCCGCTTTCGCCCGGGATGATTTCTGCGGCGGTTCTTGGACAGCTGGCGAAACCCCGATCTCCCTGCTCTAGCCCGCTACTCGAACTTTCTGCGGCGCAGACGGGATCTGATGCTGCCCCAGAGCTCGCGGATCGTCAGGATGGCGCTGACCGTGATGCCGCTGAAGGTCAGGAACAGCGCCAGATACTCGAAGGGAGAGTAGCCGCTCATTTTGCTCCAGTCGATGCTGCCCTTCAGGTCGTCGATGACCTGGTTCATGCCGTATATGCCGCTGACGACCGTGAAGACGGTCAGAATCATGAGCAGATTGTCCCGGCGCTTGGCCTGAAACTTCTCCTGATACTGAAACAGGTCCGCCAGCGTCTGCTTCACTTCCTCGAACAGCTCGTCGTTGCCGTATACTTTTCGAAGCTGGTAGAAGATTTCGCGCCCCTGTGTCTGTGAAATAAGCTCCATGAAATAGAACTTGGCCGAGAACTTGTTAATGTAATAGATGAGATCCTGAATTTCTTCATTGTCGCGCTCGATGCGCAGCCTCGAATGGACATTGGCCAGCTTGAGCAGAACGATTTTATGAAAAAGGCTGAGCAGCAGACCGTAATAATATTCCCCGTACATCTGGTTCGCCAGCTTGAGAGAGATTTCGGGACCGGACCGGCTGAGACAGCAGAAGGTCTGCTCGTTCGTCATATAGTAGGTGTCCGGCCCCCAGCGGCTGTAGCGGTGGTCCCGGCAGTAATCCTCGATATATTCTGCGCTGCTCGCGCTTGTATACGGGCTGCCGTCCTGCGTCATGCCGTCCAGCTGCGAAGCCCGGTAACAGGTCTGCGGATCAATCTCCGCACCTTCTTCCAATCCATAGAAAGCCTGCACCATCATCCGCTCATCCACGAAGAATGGCAGCGTCTCGAAGTAAGCGCCGTCCAGATCGGACTGGTCAAGAAAATCCTCAAGCCCCTTCACCAAATTCCGGAACACGAAATCCTCCATCTGTTCGAATGACTTGTCTTCGCAGACGATGCGGCAGGCGGCGTCTGCTTCCGTCACATTTTCCAGGGAACGGAAACGATCGGCGAATTCAAGGACATGTTTAAGAGGAATCCGGTCTCCCTCAATTCGGGTGCGCACCGTGACAAAACCAAGCTGAAACGGGCAGATGAACACATCGGTCGACAGCACCTGAAAGGGGATGCAGCACTGGGTCAGATCCATCGTGCATTCAAGCCCATTCACCCGGGAAAAGCGGCGAAAGGTGTCATGGTCCTGTCCTTTTCTCGGAAACAGTACATGTGCGGCAAACGGCATGTAAGAACGCTCCATGTGCTCATGCGATACGCAGTAGCCGTCCCCGTAATATTCATGCTGCAGTTCTTTGCGATCCAGGAAAAAGGGGGTGAAGCCGTCCCGGCCCAATCTTTCCGCAAGCCTCGGCCCCAGTCCCTTAGTGATCGAGAAAGGGAAAATAAACTGCAATAGCGCAGTATGCAAGATGGGTTCGCCACTCTGCTGGTTCATAACATTCCTCCCGGCTACAACGTTAATCATTCTGAATCTCCTAAGTGTACCTTACCCTTTCAGGAGCTGCAAAAAAACGGGAATAGCTCTCTCCCCGGATTCATTCTTCCCCGAGCGGGTACATTAACAAGTATCGGAAGTCCTCGCCTATAAGCGATGGGTTTGGCACAGAAAGGAGACGGGACACAAGATGGATAAGAAAGAGCTGGAGCAGCACATTATGCAGGCGCTTGATGACAATAAGTTTGGTTCCTTTGCTACGATTGAAGCCGGCAACAAGCCGAAGGTGCGTTATATGGCTATTTTTCATGACGGCCTGAAGATTATGCTGGCGACCGACCGCAAGACGCATAAGGTGGAAGAGCTTCAGAATAATCCGAATGTCTACCTGCTGCTCGGCTTTGAAGCCGGAGGCACGAAGGACGTTGTCGGGATTGAGGCCCGGGCTTCCGTCACCAAGGACGAATCGCTTCGCGGCAAGGTGTGGAGCAAGGATCTGGAGCGCTGGTTCAGCGGACCGGATGATCCTGATTATGTGATCCTGGAGCTTGCTCCGACACGGATCGAGTATACCGGCAAGAACGCCCAGCATGAGGTATGGGAGAAGGAGACGGCTTCAGCTATCAAATAAACTCGGAGCCTATATACAGGAGGAGCGGCAGCCAAGGAGCGCTTCGTTAGATCAGGTCAGCCAGAAACTTCTGGTTGGCCTGTTTTTGCATGTACTTTTTTGTTATCCGGAGTCTTTCGCAAAAGACCTGGACTAGCTGCGGCAGGCAGCGGCTCAAGTCCCGGTTGGCAGGGTTGTTTTTCCATACGTTTCCTGATTCCCCGGGGAAAAGCTGGTATAATAACGGCATTATCGGTATTATACAGTTCCCAAGGAGGACACCTATGCATTGCAGCGACTGTTATCCCGCCACCCCGATGGAGGATGAGGGAATGATGAAAGTCAGGCCGGTTATGCCCTGCCTTGAGAACGCCATGCAGGGTGCCGGATTTCATTGCGACATCATGAACGGCAGCGAGTATGTAATCCCGTACCGGTCCCGCGACCAAATTCTGTCCATCGTCGATCTGCTGGAGGAAAGGGAGAACGCGGAGTCTATCACGGTATGTCTGAAAGGGAAGCACCGGCATGAACCGGCGGAACGATGGGTATCTCTTTCCCAGCTGCGGGTTCGCATCGTCAACCATGCCCTGATCAATGTTATCATCAACAAGGAGTTCTGCAGCTATATGCAGCCGATCGTGAATTCAGCCGAGCATATCGTCGGGTTCGAATTTCTGCTTCGTCCCATTCCGGGCGGCCCCTGCTTCCAGCCTCACACGCTGTTTGAAGTGGCGAGAGGGAGCGGCTATCATTCCGTTCTGGACCGGGCGGCGCTTGTGTCCGCCATCGAATCCAGCCGGATACTTCCGGACGGGATGAAGAGGTTTATCAATTTTCTGCCATCAACCATTAATAATCCCAAATACTGTCTTGCCCATTCGTTCGATGCGATTCAGCGCAGCGGCCTGCGGCCGGAGGACTTCGTATTCGAAGTCGTCGAGACGGAGATGATCCGCGACATCGGGCATCTGAGCGCAATCTTCTCGGAGTACCGGCAGCATGGCGTTCATGTGGCTCTTGACGACGTCGGTTCCGGCTTCGCCACCCTGGAGGTGATGGAGCGGCTGCGCCCGGATTACGTCAAAATTGACCGCGATTTAATCAGTCTATGCGACAAGGAACGCAGCAAGCAGGAGTCGATCCGCGAGATCGTGGAGAAGTCCTTACGCTTCGGCGGCCAGGTGCTGGCGGAAGGTATCGAGCGGCGCGAGGAATTCGAATTCTGCCGGGGCCTTGGCATCGGGCTGGCGCAGGGCTATTTCTTCGGCCGTCCGATGCCGGAGCCTCCGCCGCGGTTTATGGCGATCTAGTCTGTTGATAAGGGGAGTTATGTTATGGCCATATTGCTGTACGTGGAGGATGATTGGCAGATTGCCGGCCCTGTCTGCCGCGATCTGGAGGAACGCGGCTATACGGTCCGCTGGCTGCGAAGCGGCGAGAATGCCGCTTCCGAAGCGGAGGGCTGCCAATTGGCTGTATTGGACGTTATGCTTCCGGGGCTGGACGGATTTACAGTCGGGCAGCGCCTGAAAAAAGCCTATCCCGGCATGCCGGTCCTGATGCTGTCGGCGAGAACCTCGATTGACGACAAGCTTCAGGGTCTGGAGTTTGCGGATGATTATTTGACCAAGCCCTTCCATCCGGATGAATTGGCGGCCCGAATCGGGGTGCTGCTGAGACGGTCGGGACAGACGGCCTCAGCTCCACTGGTGCTGAAGCATCTTACCGTCTATGAGGACGAGAACCGGGTTGTACATACGGACAGCGGAGAGGAGATTCCGCTTACCGGCAAGCAGTTCCACATCTTTTTTTATTTGCTCCGCCATTTGGGCCAGATTCTGACCAAGGAACAGATCTACGAAGCGGTATGGAACGAGCCTTATCTGGAAGGCGACAAGACGCTGATGGTCCATATCCGGTATTTGCGCGAGAAGCTGGAGCGAGACCCGGCGGCGCCGGAAATTATCGAGACGATCCGCGGCATCGGATACAGGATCAAGCCATGAAGAGGGCTCGGAACGGCAGAGGGCTGCCGGCCTTCCGGCGCTCGCTGCTGTCGAAGTACATGCTGATCGTAGCGGCCGCTGTTCTGTTCCTTCCTGTCGTGTTCGGGCTTGTCGTGGCCACTTATTCCCTGTCCGACATTTTGGAGGAAAGGCGTCTGGCAGAAGAGACCTCCGGGGAGCTTGAGGTATATGCCGGGACGGCGAAGCTGGAGAAGATGTGGCATACCGAAGCCCGGGAGCTTGCCGACAAGTCTTCGGATCTGATCACCGCCCGTCTGAGGCAGCTCGGCGGGCTGTATCCGTATGCCTTTCTGTTCTGGGCAGACGGAGCTGGAGTTACCCGGCTCTCGCTTCAGCCGGAGAAGCGGCTTGCCGGGAGCGGGGACGGCGATAGCGGAGCTTACCAGATTCCTGATTCCTGGGATGCGGCCTCGGCGATTGCCTTCATGAAACGGAGCGTAAGCCGTGATCCGCTGACGATCGTCGCCTTCATCGGAGATGACGAAGCCCGGGGTGAGGGCTTTATGGTCATGGCCGTGCCGCTGGAGGTTCTCCGGAAAAATACCAATCCCCCTTCCAACACCCGGTATGTTGTGGTGCTGGCGCTGCTGTTTATTGTCTTCGCCTTAGTCTCGTGGCTGTTCTTTGCCCGCATCCGCAGACGTCTGCTCCGGCTGCAGACGGCGATGACCGTGGAGGGCGGCGGCTTGCCGGCGGTTGTCCCTGTGGACAAGCCGGATGAAATCGGGCTGCTTGAAGATGCCTTTAATGCCATGGTGAAGGAGCTGCAAATCAGCCAGGCCCGGGAAAAGGAGGAGGAGGAGCTCCGCAAGCGGCTGATCGCCGGGTTGTCCCACGATCTGCGGACGCCGCTTACCGTCATCCGAAGCCATCTGTTCGAGGTAGGCAAGGAGACGCTGACTCTGCAGGGCAGACAATCCATCGATTTGATGGACCGCCGGATCGCTGACTTAAGCGGACTCATCGACAATTTGCTGGAGTACAATCTGCTGGCGAGCGGCCGGATCAAGCTGGCGCTCTCGGATAAGGATGTGCTGCGTCTGCTGCGCGAAAGCGCGGCATCCTGGTATCCGGTATGGACCCGGGAAGGGATGGAGGCCGAGATACGGCTTGAAGGAGGGCCGCTGATCTGGAGAATCGACGAATCCTGGTTCCGGCGGGTGCTGGATAATCTCTATCAGAACATTATGCGGCATGCCGGAACAGGGAGCTATGTCGGAATCTTCGCGGAAGAGCGCGGCGGTGTCCGGGCTATTGTGATCCGCGACCGGGGCCCCGGACTTGGAGAGTATTCACCGGCCGGCGGGGCCGGCATCGGCCTCGCTATCGTCGATATGCTTTTGTCCGGAATGGGGCTTGTCCGGGAGACGGAGACCGGTCCCGCAGGGACGGCCGTCTATATTTTGCCGATGCCTTCTCCCCGGGATTTAAACGAAATTTAAACTTCGAACCGCCGCTCATTTAACCTCGGAGAGGTACGCTTGATCCGAGGTGAAACGGCAATGGAAACCATTATACAAACGACTGAGCTGGTGAAGGCATACCGCGGCAGGCTCGCCGTCGACCATTTGAATTTGAGCATCGGAAAGGGAGAAATCTATGGGTTTCTCGGCCCGAACGGGGCGGGGAAGACAACGACGATCCGGATGCTGCTCGGGCTGATTGCACCGACGGAGGGACATATTGAGATCTTCGGCCGGGATTTGCGGAAAGAGCGGCTGGACATTCTGCGGAGGGTGGGCTCGCTGGTCGA includes these proteins:
- a CDS encoding ABC transporter substrate-binding protein — its product is MGINKWLRPALAGLLVLAVSGCGAGNNAGGTDKAGEGQTSPSASSAASAAASPAVSAKVKVALDWTPNTNHTGLYVAKELGYYQEEGLDVEIVQPGEAGSDTMVASGEAAFGVGAQDSLTLARIQGVPLVSIAAIIQHNTSGFAAPKDRNIKSPKDFEGKTYGGWGSPVEEAAMKAIMDPEGGDVKKVKQVTIGEADYFTAVKRDIDFAWIFYGWTGIQAELRNEPLDMLYLKDYAPQLDYYTPVLTTSEKEIADHPEVVKAFLKATSKGYQYAIDHPKEAADILIKAVPDLDADLVQASQKWLSPKYKDDASRWGEQKAEVWKNYADWMYGLKLLDQPLESSKAFTNDFLPDGQ
- a CDS encoding pyridoxamine 5'-phosphate oxidase family protein, which translates into the protein MDKKELEQHIMQALDDNKFGSFATIEAGNKPKVRYMAIFHDGLKIMLATDRKTHKVEELQNNPNVYLLLGFEAGGTKDVVGIEARASVTKDESLRGKVWSKDLERWFSGPDDPDYVILELAPTRIEYTGKNAQHEVWEKETASAIK
- a CDS encoding EAL domain-containing protein; translation: MMKVRPVMPCLENAMQGAGFHCDIMNGSEYVIPYRSRDQILSIVDLLEERENAESITVCLKGKHRHEPAERWVSLSQLRVRIVNHALINVIINKEFCSYMQPIVNSAEHIVGFEFLLRPIPGGPCFQPHTLFEVARGSGYHSVLDRAALVSAIESSRILPDGMKRFINFLPSTINNPKYCLAHSFDAIQRSGLRPEDFVFEVVETEMIRDIGHLSAIFSEYRQHGVHVALDDVGSGFATLEVMERLRPDYVKIDRDLISLCDKERSKQESIREIVEKSLRFGGQVLAEGIERREEFEFCRGLGIGLAQGYFFGRPMPEPPPRFMAI
- a CDS encoding response regulator transcription factor; the encoded protein is MAILLYVEDDWQIAGPVCRDLEERGYTVRWLRSGENAASEAEGCQLAVLDVMLPGLDGFTVGQRLKKAYPGMPVLMLSARTSIDDKLQGLEFADDYLTKPFHPDELAARIGVLLRRSGQTASAPLVLKHLTVYEDENRVVHTDSGEEIPLTGKQFHIFFYLLRHLGQILTKEQIYEAVWNEPYLEGDKTLMVHIRYLREKLERDPAAPEIIETIRGIGYRIKP
- a CDS encoding HAMP domain-containing sensor histidine kinase, encoding MKRARNGRGLPAFRRSLLSKYMLIVAAAVLFLPVVFGLVVATYSLSDILEERRLAEETSGELEVYAGTAKLEKMWHTEARELADKSSDLITARLRQLGGLYPYAFLFWADGAGVTRLSLQPEKRLAGSGDGDSGAYQIPDSWDAASAIAFMKRSVSRDPLTIVAFIGDDEARGEGFMVMAVPLEVLRKNTNPPSNTRYVVVLALLFIVFALVSWLFFARIRRRLLRLQTAMTVEGGGLPAVVPVDKPDEIGLLEDAFNAMVKELQISQAREKEEEELRKRLIAGLSHDLRTPLTVIRSHLFEVGKETLTLQGRQSIDLMDRRIADLSGLIDNLLEYNLLASGRIKLALSDKDVLRLLRESAASWYPVWTREGMEAEIRLEGGPLIWRIDESWFRRVLDNLYQNIMRHAGTGSYVGIFAEERGGVRAIVIRDRGPGLGEYSPAGGAGIGLAIVDMLLSGMGLVRETETGPAGTAVYILPMPSPRDLNEI